Within Styela clava chromosome 8, kaStyClav1.hap1.2, whole genome shotgun sequence, the genomic segment aaattacaaagtagagaattacgagattttgaAATATACGAAAAccaatattcatttacttataaataacacgtttttagtCAAAATAACTGAAAAACATAGactatcaatcatttaaaacgtgtaagagagatttcttgctatcaactaggtcaaaaaaaaaatcgtgttattgactaggtcttattttgaggggagggcttatattgaaatcttttttaaaattcagggctatgctaggtcttatttttggggaaacacggtgcAAGAATgtatatcggcttgttgcaattGAAGGGGGGTCGCGAAAGACTCTAGTAGTCTTCCAGAGAAAGTCATCTAGTAGAATTTAATTCATGAAATAAAATAGGGAGTCCGTTCCCAGAAAGACGTTTATTACACGCAAAGGAATCTTGTTGAAAACTAAATACATATGTGGATTTTGATTTTatgttgctatcataaaggatgccaaaatataacaagagagctacgcccaaatatatggacacgtctgttcgcagtacagtacggtttaccgtaccgtcagatcacagtctacaaatatattcacaccaagcgaagcagtacagtagtaCACAAAATgccgtccgatgtccgcagaacgtttaatgacgtcatagcaaacaaaaacaaatctcacagagctaacagaaatatttaaaatgaataaaagtaatagccttctggggaaaaattttatcttcaaccactgaaaatttcaaagcaattggtccagtattcgaggagaaaagcgatttttttttaaaatgatggaaacaaataacaataacaacaaaattttgaaacaatcgttatgtccactacgtgtccaaaaataatattgacaCGGGACAGCGGCAGGTCTCTCGCGAAACAcgggttgaaaatcactggtgtAGATCAGGGGtcctcaaacttttggtgttgcggagcccttgaaaggttaaatattattcgcggagcctcaaaataaatgttaaaattgttactttcagattaatatttctgagcaagttaaaagtactttacttattttaaatgctgaaccttttttaatcgGGTCAACagaagtcataaataaatctaaatttcaaacataaattatatatactaaagatgtaaatttgacacttgacaaacatattgataaattagGGGGCGAATCTTTTCCTTATTGACATTTTTAGAAGACTTaagccgctaataacgtgcgcaatttcattttgttacaatcgccgattttttcgtcagcatggcgtgttttaaacatctttacgccggtgtttattctccctaaatcaaaaatttccctcggcatatacatgtattgttacacattgacaacgttaattgcttttttgttctcgtggggaattatgagtttaATGTGTAAAACATGTttccatattatagtcatcggcgatgaaatgctaaaattaataattaatgaagaggtaaatccgcaactcgaatttcttgattgaaaaacggcattctaaaatattaaaactgaaacttaaaatggaagatcacacgtttggttttcagcagactcagattgaaaacgcttttatagatatcgtaaatcacaaaatttgttgttatgttaggttttcatcgtactAATgagcaatcaattgtgcgcgcgatccgcgatgtaccttttttcattctgaaactaccgacggagccggatgcaatatgataaattttcaattgttcgtattttgccagacattgtgatttttaaaaggcgatatcttgcttaaaaataatctcaagtgcaaaagaacaaatcaagtttgacaaatcccaagatcgcaaaaatacgactccaatttatttataattagcagtttatcacatattctatgttattttagaatagtattctttcattttagtaatcctaatagtaatctcgaaccaaacgtgagtaacgatgaccacaattacattataacgacgagacacgttaaatgctcgtaccgatcatggattgaatattttacgcaacagaaatctcgctATCAGTTTTTAGTCgtgaagaatgttgcgcggaaatttccgatttcaattttgaaccacctccctcttaaaaattttggctgcgctcctgcttataaataatgtcactttttaattccgcctctttaccatatttcgaggctatattgttgtcagattttatcaaagctgttattgcttctttgaacagttacaaaattttgagtcagtattttgaagagtaatcgaatagctcgcggagcccccgttttttttttctcacggagccctggggctccgtacggagcacttagAGAACCTATGGTGTAGAATGTAGATGAATTTGAACTCTATGCGCGGGATTTCGCACTTATGCGGTAACGAGGAAATAATGGAATGGCCATTTAAATGAATAATGTGCGAACTCGAGTCTAAATTCTAGCTAGGTTAACCTATGTGCGACAACTATAGACTTAAAATCAGCAGAGTTTTAATATAAGatggaattttcatatttatcccgggggagagcaGATGCGATAACACGGTTAATCATGTGGCGACCACAGTTCATCGTTGGTTAGTATCAGTCCCTGTGCGGGGAGCGGAAATTGTAATAAATAACCAAATTATCATTCAAGATGCAGGCAATCTTTTTCTGCATGTAATTGACCGGCATAACGTGAACGCCCACCCGCGATACGAAGCAAGTGATACAATTGTTTACTGTGATATTTTGTCGATAACTTATGTGTTCTGCGCAAAATTCTTTTCTATAGTTCAGGAGTTGCCAACATGCCAATCGCGATCGACGGGTCGATCGtcacgtctcgagtagtcgatcgcgtctgatgttgagtgaatttaatatgatacctcaaaaaattgccttgaaccagtttcatgcagcgcatgttgtgtgttttaaaacagcaATAATACTGTAGTACTAATAAGAAAAATACGATATACGCATAGTATTCGAGTCTGGGCAAAGCCGATGGAAcctattattacgtaacaaatgcaagtttcgccGATGCTATGGTTTACtttagaatttagatttagaaatTAACCTAATTAGGTGGAATATGTGGCAGCGGCAGAATTATTTGTTTGCGTTTGTGAAGTTATCTGCATCTTcagtactcattcgtttttcgtgttttCGTGTACTCGTGTTTTTCGTGTTTTCGTGTACATTTTCGTGTACTCATTCGTTTTTCAGGCTGGGCCACGGAAAGGTCCGCACAgaccaaaaaaacattttaggaTGATTGTACAATGATGTGTACATGTGGTCATATGCGGACCGACGACAGTCAGAAGTATGTACCCAAGCTTTTTACTGGACGACCCCAAAAACAACTTTCAAATGTCCAGTGCGACCACagatcaatatatatatttttcattaaattttagaGCTTCTTCACTGGACTTTCGAGGTTTTTCATGTGATGGTATTAAGtgaaataagctaaaaccaagcTGCGACCTCAGCGACTGTGCCCTGTACTGGATCGTAAATATATGCTACTAGACTAATGTCATGTATTTATCGTGCAAGTCTAGCTTTGGCTTGTCCAGCACCAAAAACGATTATCTATTCAGTCAAAGAGCATGgtcattttataaattcaaataaattatcaTCTGTATCATCTTCGAAGCATCACAGGACAACAGCAACATTTACCATCTTGAAATATCACTGCTCTTTAGTCTCACCTTACGGAAAGATCTCGCGAAGAAATCCTCGATAGACGTTTTGCGAAACGCGTCGATAATGTGCAGCTGCTCGCTTGCTGCAAATTACTTTCGCGCGAGCGGAGCGTAAGGAAGGTTGTTTTATAAATATCATAGTTTATAGACGTTCTTGCGCTGCTTGTAGGAGACTTGGCGACCAACAGAATGGGGGTCGAAATTGAGACCATCAAACCAGGAGACGGTAAGATGTTTCATTTGAAATTCTTGGTTACttggtttgttgttgtttacttttacgctgtttttattattgttgtttatcgTCCGGTAGACTATTAGTTGAGTGCATTTGTAATCAAGTAAATTTTATCTCATATATTGCGCACcgcttgtttgtttgttgtgtTCTACAATTCTCGCTAGTCCCTTGTACAGATATAGTATAAATTACACTCCATGTTGAAACTCCACATTCACAGTCAAGTATTTACGCCCGGATTATTTTTCGTGTCTCTCTctctttttaaaatttacttcaatgtgttgtttgctgTGTGGGGTAAATGGGCACGTGCACCAGCACgtcttaaatcttttttagattttgcccactttcctgattttccgtacatttgtttgttttgccctGTATTGTctatttgttttgttgtaacggaaaatcgaaataaacacttACACTTACTTAAGCTCTCTAATTCATTACCGTACCGTACTCGAATTTCTCCATACTATGATGCCGCCATAACTAAACTTCATGCCGGTATTAAAAgcttgtaataaaaaaataaaacagtcgTTTAAAAACCTGAAGTTCTGATGACTTTTCTGAATAAATGAGAGATTGAAAATACACAGGGACTCATTTATGTCAGTGGCAACTTTGTATCATTCACTTTTAATTCATTTAGGTTTGTGAAAATGTCACAATTGGACTCTATCCAGCTACCAATAGGCTGAAATGTGTTTTTCAATGAGTTCAATTCAGTAACTAATTTATTACAGGTAAATCATATCCAAAGAAAGGCCAAAAAGTCAATGTTCATTACACAGGTAAACCATGGTACTTTTCAAATGATATACTCTTTAAAATTTGATAACCTGTATGAGTGATATTTGATTGTGATACAGTAtttcaaaatctgaaaaaattgaatctcaaaaattgaaaagattGTAAGGTTGCCTAATCAATTCATAAACTCAGATGTATGGCTTGTGGATGGAGTTGTAACGAACCTCGCTTCAACAAGATGTGTCTAACTTTATACTCTACTTTTTAGGCACTTTCACAAATGGACAAAAGTTCGATTCATCAAGAGATCGAGGACAACCTTTATCATTCCGGATTGGTCATGGGGAAGTTATTCATGGATGGGAAGAGGGAATCTTAAAGGTAGTTTGAACTTTACCTAATTGCTCTGCTTTTGCAGAGAGTACTAGGATAGGAAtatcatatttatcctgaggtAGCGGGAAACCTATAgggcggcttaatcatatggcaaaccacagtcTCTCGTTCATTTACcagtatgagattagttagccagttacttgTTCCAAAtccatggacttgatggtggagaaagcagTAACTCAACTGCGACTATGTGAAGCACCCtaaatataaa encodes:
- the LOC120346775 gene encoding peptidyl-prolyl cis-trans isomerase FKBP1B-like, with translation MGVEIETIKPGDGKSYPKKGQKVNVHYTGTFTNGQKFDSSRDRGQPLSFRIGHGEVIHGWEEGILKMSIGQRAKLICGSDSAYGESGYPGVIPPNCTLLFDLELLSIG